One Nitrospina watsonii DNA segment encodes these proteins:
- a CDS encoding 6-carboxytetrahydropterin synthase: protein MIYITRKVEFCASHRLYNPSFSDEKNAQVFGLCNNPNGHGHNYTMEVTVRGDVDPETGMVLDLKFLKKLVTDEIIDKVDHKNLNVDVGFLQGVIPTAENLAIKFWEVLEPKLGDGLLHEIKLYESPRNFVTYRGHVRERVD, encoded by the coding sequence ATGATTTATATAACACGAAAAGTAGAATTTTGCGCCAGTCACCGGCTGTACAACCCATCCTTTTCTGACGAAAAAAACGCCCAGGTGTTTGGCCTTTGCAATAATCCCAATGGTCACGGTCACAACTACACCATGGAAGTGACCGTGCGCGGGGACGTCGATCCGGAAACCGGCATGGTTCTCGATCTGAAGTTCCTCAAGAAGCTGGTCACCGATGAGATCATCGACAAGGTCGATCATAAGAATCTCAACGTGGACGTCGGGTTTTTGCAAGGGGTCATCCCCACTGCCGAAAATCTGGCCATCAAGTTCTGGGAAGTGCTGGAACCGAAGCTCGGCGACGGGTTGCTTCACGAAATCAAGTTGTACGAATCTCCGCGCAACTTCGTAACCTATAGAGGACACGTCCGTGAAAGAGTTGATTGA
- a CDS encoding thiamine pyrophosphate-dependent enzyme, giving the protein MSLETVKPAPGYEEILPVEYRDLVKYGQYGREVKVSEMGKFKELLEEHPMCAGCAMTLFIRLTMLALPAPEHTINVGTAGCGRLAISQANIPFIYGNYGDTNSVASGLKRGLEIRFPNQPKDVIVQAGDGGLIDIGFQALMHSWFRQERFTTIMLDNEVYGNTGGQESGMTMKGQVLKMAPRGKATDKIDALGLARVAGCAYIARIAPTNPARVVRTVRRAILIAREVGPTFIQAYTSCNIEYAIPTPEVMQDAFDVEKERYGFLEEMTDEAKAYITDLEKKDKEKAKAAKK; this is encoded by the coding sequence ATGTCTCTCGAAACCGTCAAACCAGCCCCTGGTTATGAGGAAATTCTCCCGGTAGAATATCGCGACCTGGTTAAGTACGGTCAGTATGGTCGTGAAGTAAAAGTCAGCGAAATGGGGAAATTCAAGGAGCTTCTGGAAGAGCATCCGATGTGCGCAGGCTGCGCGATGACGCTGTTCATCCGCCTGACGATGCTGGCTCTGCCCGCTCCGGAACACACCATCAATGTTGGTACCGCAGGGTGTGGACGTCTGGCGATTTCCCAGGCCAACATCCCCTTCATCTACGGCAACTACGGCGACACCAACTCCGTGGCTTCCGGCCTCAAACGCGGTCTGGAAATTCGTTTCCCGAACCAGCCCAAGGACGTTATCGTTCAGGCCGGTGACGGCGGATTGATCGACATCGGCTTTCAGGCACTGATGCATTCCTGGTTCCGCCAGGAGCGGTTCACGACCATCATGCTGGACAACGAAGTTTACGGCAACACCGGCGGTCAGGAAAGTGGTATGACCATGAAGGGCCAGGTCTTGAAAATGGCTCCGCGTGGTAAAGCTACGGACAAGATCGATGCTCTGGGCCTCGCCCGGGTAGCGGGTTGTGCCTACATCGCCCGGATCGCGCCGACCAACCCGGCACGTGTCGTCCGCACCGTTCGTCGCGCCATTCTCATCGCGCGTGAAGTCGGTCCGACTTTCATTCAGGCGTACACCTCCTGCAACATTGAGTATGCAATTCCGACCCCGGAAGTCATGCAGGATGCCTTCGACGTCGAAAAAGAACGTTACGGTTTTCTCGAAGAAATGACGGATGAAGCCAAGGCGTACATCACCGACCTCGAAAAGAAAGACAAAGAAAAAGCCAAAGCTGCTAAAAAATAA
- a CDS encoding 2-oxoacid:acceptor oxidoreductase family protein yields MVEEVKRYNVRMAGIGGQGVVTASHILSNAVVIGNGFSSLVPFFGSEKRNAPVESYVRISNDEIYEIGEIVFPNVLMIFSAQVITLGKSYTMPFYTGLKENGIILINNREPLKLIPDEEKELVDKKANIYYLPATELANDVAGTDLATNMAMCGAISAIFGMPDMESIEGSVKDRFIGKGIVTSGGTASLDSVIEKKFAKKQKLLQANMDTIKAAYQYAIDHKWGVHADKEKPVAV; encoded by the coding sequence ATGGTAGAAGAAGTCAAACGTTATAACGTTCGCATGGCCGGCATTGGCGGCCAGGGCGTTGTCACCGCCTCTCACATTCTGAGTAACGCGGTCGTCATCGGAAACGGGTTCAGTTCCCTCGTCCCCTTTTTCGGTTCCGAAAAACGCAACGCCCCGGTTGAAAGTTACGTGCGGATCTCCAACGATGAAATTTATGAAATCGGCGAGATCGTCTTCCCCAATGTGTTGATGATTTTCAGTGCACAGGTCATCACCCTGGGCAAGTCGTACACCATGCCTTTCTATACGGGCCTCAAGGAAAACGGCATCATCCTGATCAACAACCGGGAACCGTTGAAGCTCATCCCCGATGAAGAGAAGGAGCTGGTGGATAAGAAAGCGAATATCTATTATCTGCCCGCTACCGAGCTTGCAAATGATGTCGCGGGAACCGACCTGGCCACCAACATGGCCATGTGCGGTGCCATCTCCGCCATCTTTGGCATGCCGGACATGGAATCCATCGAGGGATCCGTCAAGGATCGTTTCATCGGCAAGGGTATTGTTACCTCCGGTGGTACCGCCTCTTTGGATAGCGTCATCGAAAAGAAATTTGCCAAAAAGCAGAAGTTGCTTCAGGCAAATATGGACACCATCAAAGCCGCCTATCAGTACGCGATAGATCACAAATGGGGTGTCCATGCCGATAAAGAGAAACCGGTTGCTGTTTAA
- the folE gene encoding GTP cyclohydrolase I FolE: MKELIEKILLELGEDPSREGLKNTPERVSRSLKFLTGGYWVNIDELVNDALFTDANTDEMVIVKDIDMFSLCEHHMLPFFGKCHVAYLPDGKIIGLSKIPRVVDAFSRRLQVQERLTMQVADCINRVLKPKGVAVVIEALHLCMSMRGVEKQNSFTTTSSMLGYFKSNPSTRSEFLSLINGGQRYRT; the protein is encoded by the coding sequence GTGAAAGAGTTGATTGAGAAGATACTGCTCGAGTTGGGAGAAGACCCTTCCCGCGAAGGCCTGAAGAATACCCCCGAACGGGTTTCGCGCTCCCTCAAGTTCCTGACCGGCGGCTACTGGGTGAACATCGACGAACTGGTCAACGATGCCCTGTTCACCGATGCCAACACCGACGAAATGGTGATCGTCAAGGATATCGACATGTTCAGCCTGTGCGAGCACCACATGCTTCCGTTTTTTGGCAAGTGCCATGTTGCCTACCTGCCTGACGGCAAGATCATCGGCCTCAGCAAGATCCCGCGCGTGGTCGATGCTTTCAGCCGCCGCCTCCAGGTGCAGGAACGGTTGACCATGCAGGTCGCCGATTGCATCAACCGGGTATTGAAGCCCAAGGGTGTTGCCGTGGTCATCGAAGCCCTGCACCTGTGCATGTCCATGCGCGGCGTGGAGAAGCAGAATTCCTTCACCACCACAAGCTCCATGCTGGGTTATTTCAAGTCCAACCCCAGCACCCGCAGCGAGTTTTTAAGCCTGATCAACGGCGGGCAGCGGTACCGCACCTGA
- a CDS encoding DUF4390 domain-containing protein — protein MTPFAWAKPVLTQVTLHADHEQVRVGGTLENAFTDKMMEALHSGVPLTFHYKIELLRNVNFYPDEVISQSQITHTVQYDTLKKSYEFSSQGDNLERKVATKKSELCRELMMTLKDIPLSSVYLLDPDERYYVRVKAEMVNDDGLWFPFNWLLFFVPIHDFETSWTESSLIQVEPNKGFPAETTQPHRSPSGPHTGGLKNAVRAFSQ, from the coding sequence ATGACCCCTTTCGCCTGGGCCAAACCGGTTCTGACCCAAGTGACGTTGCACGCCGATCACGAACAGGTTCGCGTAGGAGGCACCCTTGAAAATGCATTCACGGATAAAATGATGGAGGCGTTGCACAGCGGCGTTCCCTTGACATTTCATTACAAGATCGAACTGCTGCGCAATGTGAACTTTTACCCCGACGAAGTCATCAGCCAAAGTCAGATCACGCACACGGTCCAGTACGACACTCTCAAAAAAAGCTACGAGTTTTCTTCACAGGGAGACAACCTCGAACGCAAAGTGGCAACCAAAAAATCCGAATTGTGCCGCGAACTGATGATGACCTTGAAGGATATCCCTTTGTCTTCGGTGTACCTGCTCGATCCCGATGAGAGGTATTATGTCCGCGTTAAAGCGGAGATGGTCAATGACGACGGTCTTTGGTTCCCCTTCAACTGGCTGTTGTTCTTTGTGCCGATCCATGACTTTGAAACGTCATGGACCGAATCCAGCCTGATCCAGGTGGAACCCAATAAAGGATTCCCCGCAGAGACGACTCAACCGCACCGGAGTCCTTCGGGACCCCACACCGGGGGATTGAAGAATGCCGTTCGAGCCTTTAGCCAATAA
- a CDS encoding glycosyltransferase family 9 protein, whose protein sequence is MAFIQDHGATVADRMRQRLSAEVVVRPPFPYRRELHVSDYYLQTFAERVPQPDWPPAWQAPATSCAVAEQKLLSVKNAVRGCWVMHPGSGGVSKNWPLPAFRQQAEWLRQQGAAPVFLLGPAEVTMAEAVHALARELMTPVWDNFPLTDCAALLSRCDGFLGNDAGIAHLAAVLGLPTVAVFVNSDPVMWQPLGSNVSVVDVRKEKEVVPLPGSEAVQEALSRWVPLRSNP, encoded by the coding sequence GTGGCTTTCATTCAGGACCACGGTGCTACCGTGGCCGACCGCATGCGGCAACGCCTGTCCGCCGAGGTGGTGGTGCGGCCACCGTTTCCATACCGGCGGGAATTGCATGTCAGCGACTATTACCTGCAAACCTTTGCGGAGCGTGTGCCGCAACCGGACTGGCCACCTGCCTGGCAGGCTCCAGCAACATCCTGCGCGGTGGCCGAACAGAAACTCCTGTCTGTCAAAAATGCTGTCAGGGGCTGCTGGGTGATGCACCCGGGCAGCGGGGGCGTTTCCAAAAACTGGCCGTTGCCGGCGTTTCGTCAGCAAGCCGAGTGGCTGCGACAGCAGGGAGCCGCTCCCGTGTTTCTGCTCGGTCCGGCGGAAGTGACGATGGCCGAAGCCGTTCACGCGTTGGCTCGTGAACTGATGACTCCTGTATGGGACAATTTTCCCCTGACTGATTGCGCGGCCCTGCTCAGCCGGTGCGATGGGTTTCTGGGCAACGATGCCGGCATCGCCCACCTGGCTGCAGTGCTGGGCCTGCCGACCGTGGCGGTGTTCGTGAACAGCGATCCTGTGATGTGGCAGCCGCTGGGGTCCAACGTGAGCGTGGTCGATGTCCGGAAGGAAAAAGAGGTCGTCCCCCTGCCGGGATCGGAAGCCGTGCAGGAAGCCCTGAGCCGTTGGGTGCCGTTACGTTCCAACCCCTGA
- a CDS encoding HIT family protein, with translation MENLWAPWRMNYIKSDKTKECIFCTSPQAGDDMGRKILYRGKLSFVIINIFPYSNGHLMVSPYRHLACFTELNAEEIAEIGLLTQKSMEILRQSYHPHGFNMGYNIGKSGGAGFDEHIHSHIVPRWTGDTNFMPVLAETKVHPEHIEATFQRLYPIFQELKI, from the coding sequence ATGGAAAACCTCTGGGCCCCCTGGCGCATGAACTACATCAAATCGGATAAAACCAAGGAGTGTATATTCTGCACGTCGCCGCAGGCGGGCGACGACATGGGCCGCAAGATTTTGTACCGTGGAAAACTGAGTTTCGTCATCATCAATATTTTCCCGTATTCCAATGGGCACCTGATGGTGTCTCCCTATCGCCACCTCGCCTGCTTCACGGAGTTGAACGCCGAGGAAATCGCGGAGATCGGCCTGTTGACCCAGAAATCGATGGAGATTCTGCGTCAGTCGTACCACCCGCACGGCTTCAACATGGGCTACAATATCGGTAAGAGCGGCGGCGCGGGTTTCGACGAACACATCCATTCCCACATTGTTCCACGCTGGACCGGCGACACCAATTTCATGCCCGTACTCGCGGAAACCAAAGTCCACCCGGAACACATCGAAGCCACGTTTCAACGCCTGTATCCGATTTTTCAGGAACTCAAAATTTAA
- a CDS encoding PhoH family protein produces the protein MNHSTSRDLLLESTEYIPEIFGTQDTNLKQIEKKFNVRITTRENQIRISGEPNDVEAVEHLLVQLHDMMASGQRLVNGDIKFAIRLVAEDPKVDIKGLFDERIPVSPKKGFITPKGNTQRKMIQAIRKHDVVLAIGPAGTGKTYLAVAMAVEGFLKRQFKRIILTRPAVEAGEKLGFLPGDIAEKIQPYLMPLYDALYEMVEFNQVQQMIAEGYIEIAPLAYMRGRTLNDSFIILDEAQNSTREQMKMFLTRLGFRSKMVVTGDITQVDLPRGTQSGLLHAREILRDIHGIDLIEFDRKDVVRHELVKKIIGAYDRAEQSEPPPSA, from the coding sequence TTGAACCACTCCACTTCCAGGGACTTGCTTCTCGAAAGTACGGAATACATTCCTGAAATATTCGGCACTCAGGACACCAACCTCAAACAAATCGAAAAAAAGTTCAACGTCCGCATCACCACGCGCGAGAATCAAATTCGTATCAGTGGCGAGCCGAACGATGTCGAAGCGGTCGAGCATCTGCTCGTGCAACTGCACGACATGATGGCCAGCGGCCAGCGCCTGGTCAACGGCGACATCAAGTTCGCCATCCGGCTGGTGGCCGAAGACCCTAAAGTGGATATCAAGGGGCTGTTCGACGAACGTATTCCCGTATCGCCCAAGAAAGGATTCATCACGCCCAAGGGCAACACCCAGCGCAAGATGATCCAGGCCATCCGCAAACACGACGTCGTGCTTGCCATCGGTCCGGCAGGCACCGGCAAAACGTACCTTGCGGTGGCCATGGCGGTCGAAGGCTTTTTGAAACGCCAGTTCAAGCGCATCATTCTGACCCGTCCTGCCGTCGAAGCCGGAGAAAAACTGGGCTTCCTGCCCGGTGACATCGCCGAAAAAATTCAACCGTACCTGATGCCGCTCTACGACGCGCTTTACGAAATGGTGGAGTTCAATCAGGTGCAGCAGATGATTGCGGAGGGGTATATAGAAATCGCGCCGCTGGCCTACATGCGCGGGCGCACGCTGAACGACTCATTCATCATCCTGGACGAAGCGCAGAACTCGACCCGGGAACAGATGAAAATGTTCCTCACCCGGTTGGGATTCCGCTCGAAGATGGTCGTCACCGGCGACATCACGCAGGTGGACTTGCCGCGCGGCACCCAGTCCGGCCTTTTGCATGCCAGAGAAATATTGAGAGACATTCACGGCATCGACTTGATTGAATTCGACCGAAAAGACGTCGTCCGCCACGAGTTGGTGAAAAAAATCATCGGTGCCTACGACCGGGCAGAGCAAAGCGAACCGCCTCCCTCTGCATAA
- a CDS encoding pyruvate ferredoxin oxidoreductase, translated as MYYVADVNKDICAETNCHLCTTYCPEANCINYSEEDKSAYVSVDRCKSCEICVYICRDVAKHDAIQMKWIDNLEDRFVIKRVGVVQR; from the coding sequence ATGTACTATGTTGCAGATGTAAACAAGGATATCTGTGCTGAAACCAACTGCCACTTGTGCACGACTTATTGTCCTGAGGCGAACTGCATCAACTACAGCGAGGAAGATAAATCCGCCTATGTTTCGGTGGATCGCTGCAAGTCTTGCGAGATCTGCGTTTACATCTGCAGAGACGTTGCAAAACACGATGCTATCCAGATGAAGTGGATCGACAATCTGGAAGATCGTTTCGTGATCAAGCGGGTGGGAGTGGTTCAGCGCTGA
- the mutS gene encoding DNA mismatch repair protein MutS — MDDDTPMMQQYQGIKKEYPDAILFFRMGDFYEMFNEDAKEASKILDIALTSRNKNKPNAIPMCGIPHHSSTLYINRLVKGGKTIAICEQVEDPKQAKGLVRREVVRVITPGTVLDDTLLDPKSHHFLVSLYFSKDHTGLAALDMSTGLFKVTELPSQAPDLLRDELSKLDPKEVLIPESAMNGNGAQPASLEDTGYFMQSLEDWTFHHTQAHRILTEQFKTKTLEGFGCEDRHAAVCAAGALIQYLKDTQKSALQHITTLSTFSTQDCMLLDRSTVNSLELVQSSDGQRKHSLLGLLDATCTPLGARRVREWILKPLIRLEPIQQRLDLVGHYKEHLLERNDIREQLKHIFDLERLLGKISMATCGPRDLIALKSSLQVLPSIQEMIARCPLPAMQRIRESWDNLESIHQLIDERIEDDPPLNIKDGNLIKPGCDEELDRLKAIMKDSNQAIANLEAREKERTGIPQLKVGYNKIYGYYIEVTKKNLDRIPDDFIRKQSLVNTERFISPELKQYETEITGAEEKVQAIELKLFQQIRQDIAAEGMRIQVMAERIGELDTLIGFAQIAHQHNYCRPEMNDADTLRLQNGRHPLVERIDPNQPFIPNDTLLDCDGNQVAIITGPNMAGKSTYLRQVALSVLMAQVGCFIPAEEATIGLVDRIFSRVGAQDHLQKGQSTFMVEMIETANILNNATRQSLIILDEIGRGTSTFDGISIAWAIVEFLQGPERIGAKTLFATHYHELTELETLFPSVKNYNVQIKEWNDEIIFLRKIIPGGADKSYGIHVARLAGLPDPVLRRANEVLFNLENSEYDEVGTPKLAQPHAPAAGPQQLGLFGETPPPLLQKLRQLEIDDLTPRQALEKLYELRDLLKNG; from the coding sequence GTGGACGACGACACCCCCATGATGCAGCAGTACCAGGGCATCAAAAAAGAATACCCGGACGCCATTTTGTTTTTCCGGATGGGCGATTTCTACGAGATGTTCAACGAAGACGCGAAGGAAGCGTCGAAAATTCTCGACATCGCCCTCACCTCCCGCAACAAGAACAAACCCAATGCCATTCCCATGTGCGGCATTCCGCATCACTCGTCCACCCTGTACATCAACCGCCTGGTGAAAGGCGGCAAGACCATCGCCATTTGTGAACAGGTGGAGGACCCGAAACAGGCCAAGGGGCTGGTCCGGCGCGAGGTCGTGCGCGTCATCACCCCCGGCACCGTGCTCGACGACACCCTGCTCGATCCCAAGAGCCATCACTTTCTGGTGTCGTTGTATTTCAGCAAAGATCACACGGGACTGGCCGCACTCGACATGTCCACCGGCCTGTTCAAAGTGACGGAACTGCCGTCCCAGGCACCGGACCTGCTCCGCGATGAGTTGAGCAAACTCGATCCCAAGGAAGTCCTGATTCCCGAAAGCGCCATGAACGGCAACGGAGCGCAACCGGCCAGCCTCGAAGACACCGGCTACTTCATGCAATCGCTGGAAGACTGGACCTTTCACCACACCCAGGCGCATCGCATTCTGACCGAACAGTTCAAAACCAAAACGCTGGAAGGTTTCGGCTGCGAAGACCGGCATGCCGCCGTGTGCGCCGCCGGAGCTCTCATTCAATACCTGAAAGACACGCAAAAGTCCGCACTGCAACACATCACGACGCTGTCCACCTTCAGCACGCAGGATTGCATGTTGCTGGACCGGTCCACGGTCAACAGTCTCGAACTCGTGCAGTCCAGCGACGGCCAGCGCAAGCATTCCCTGCTTGGATTGCTCGACGCCACCTGCACGCCACTGGGGGCGCGCCGGGTACGGGAATGGATTCTAAAACCGCTCATCCGTCTGGAACCGATCCAGCAACGCCTCGACCTGGTGGGACATTACAAGGAACACCTGCTCGAACGCAATGACATCCGCGAACAGTTGAAACACATTTTCGATCTGGAACGATTACTCGGAAAGATTTCCATGGCCACATGCGGGCCACGCGACCTGATCGCCCTCAAATCCTCGCTTCAGGTATTGCCCTCGATCCAGGAAATGATCGCCCGTTGTCCTCTTCCAGCCATGCAACGCATCCGCGAAAGCTGGGACAACCTGGAGTCGATTCATCAACTCATCGACGAACGCATCGAAGACGACCCGCCCCTCAACATCAAGGACGGCAACCTCATCAAACCCGGATGCGACGAGGAGCTGGACCGGCTGAAAGCCATCATGAAGGACAGCAACCAGGCGATCGCCAACCTGGAAGCACGAGAAAAAGAACGCACCGGCATCCCGCAACTCAAGGTCGGTTACAACAAAATTTATGGGTACTACATTGAGGTCACCAAGAAAAACCTCGACCGCATTCCAGACGATTTCATCCGCAAGCAATCGTTGGTCAATACCGAACGCTTCATCTCGCCCGAGCTCAAGCAGTACGAAACCGAGATCACCGGCGCCGAAGAAAAAGTGCAGGCCATCGAATTGAAACTGTTTCAGCAAATCCGGCAGGACATTGCTGCCGAAGGCATGCGCATTCAGGTCATGGCGGAGCGCATCGGTGAGCTGGACACGCTCATCGGCTTCGCGCAGATCGCGCATCAACATAATTACTGCCGGCCGGAGATGAACGACGCCGACACGCTGCGCCTGCAAAACGGTCGCCATCCACTGGTGGAACGCATCGATCCCAATCAGCCGTTCATCCCCAACGACACCCTGCTCGATTGCGACGGCAACCAGGTGGCGATCATCACCGGACCCAACATGGCGGGCAAGTCCACCTACCTGCGCCAGGTGGCGTTGAGTGTGCTCATGGCCCAGGTCGGTTGTTTTATCCCGGCGGAAGAGGCAACGATTGGCTTGGTGGATCGCATCTTTTCGCGCGTCGGCGCGCAGGACCATTTGCAGAAAGGACAATCCACTTTCATGGTGGAGATGATCGAGACCGCGAACATTTTGAACAACGCCACGCGGCAAAGCCTCATCATTCTCGATGAGATCGGGCGCGGCACCAGCACCTTCGACGGCATCAGCATCGCCTGGGCCATCGTTGAATTTCTACAGGGACCGGAACGCATCGGTGCGAAAACTTTATTCGCCACGCATTACCACGAATTGACCGAACTCGAAACGCTGTTTCCCAGTGTTAAAAATTACAACGTGCAAATCAAGGAATGGAACGACGAAATCATTTTCCTGCGCAAGATCATTCCGGGAGGCGCTGACAAAAGCTATGGCATCCACGTCGCCCGTTTGGCCGGATTGCCGGACCCGGTGTTGCGCCGGGCCAACGAAGTGCTGTTCAACCTGGAGAACAGCGAATACGATGAAGTCGGCACCCCCAAGCTGGCGCAACCGCACGCCCCCGCTGCCGGCCCGCAGCAACTGGGATTGTTCGGTGAGACCCCGCCGCCCCTCCTGCAGAAACTCCGGCAACTGGAAATCGACGACCTCACCCCGCGGCAGGCTCTGGAAAAGCTGTACGAGCTCCGTGATCTACTGAAAAATGGTTGA
- the ybeY gene encoding rRNA maturation RNase YbeY translates to MPILVTNNQSAHKVDVRWLKKEASRILKYLEIGDDELSILLTDDPAIRNLNHQYRDKDQATDVLSFPQDEDAVNEKGQVLLGDVVISVETAFRQATDHHLSLQEELILLLIHGILHLMGYDHETSKQDARYMKQKTQEAFGHIFPGRQPSGTSNF, encoded by the coding sequence ATGCCCATTCTTGTGACCAACAACCAGTCCGCGCACAAAGTCGATGTGCGCTGGCTCAAGAAAGAGGCGAGCCGCATCCTGAAATACCTGGAGATCGGCGACGACGAGCTCAGTATTCTGTTGACCGACGACCCCGCCATCCGCAACCTCAATCATCAGTACCGGGACAAGGATCAGGCAACCGATGTGCTATCGTTTCCACAGGATGAAGATGCCGTCAATGAAAAGGGACAAGTGCTGCTCGGAGATGTGGTCATTTCCGTCGAAACCGCGTTCCGGCAGGCCACCGACCATCACCTGTCCCTGCAAGAGGAGTTGATCCTCCTCCTCATTCACGGCATACTGCACCTGATGGGCTACGACCACGAAACGTCGAAACAGGACGCCCGCTACATGAAACAAAAAACGCAGGAAGCATTCGGCCACATCTTTCCCGGCCGGCAACCCTCCGGGACCAGCAACTTCTGA
- a CDS encoding glycosyltransferase family 9 protein, translating into MNRLSGKKVVVIRTGALGDVLMILPFLQAVQSVQPECLHVVVEARQKELMQGFDCVDRAFAADDLQWW; encoded by the coding sequence ATGAACCGCTTGTCCGGAAAAAAAGTCGTCGTCATCCGCACCGGAGCGCTGGGTGATGTGTTGATGATCCTGCCGTTTTTACAGGCGGTGCAATCGGTGCAACCGGAATGCCTCCATGTCGTGGTCGAAGCCCGGCAGAAAGAACTGATGCAGGGCTTCGATTGCGTTGATCGAGCCTTTGCCGCCGACGACCTCCAGTGGTGGTAG
- a CDS encoding FmdB family zinc ribbon protein — MPIYEYECEKCKDRTEALQRTDDPPLETCEKCGGPLQKCVTGSTFHLYGTGFYTTDNKRKYLK; from the coding sequence ATGCCGATTTACGAATACGAATGCGAAAAGTGTAAGGACCGGACCGAAGCCCTGCAGAGGACAGATGACCCGCCACTCGAAACATGTGAGAAGTGTGGAGGCCCCCTGCAGAAATGCGTGACCGGCTCCACCTTCCACCTGTACGGAACGGGATTCTACACCACCGACAACAAACGCAAGTATCTAAAATGA
- the ndk gene encoding nucleoside-diphosphate kinase: protein MERTFAIIKPDAVERNLIGKILERIESKGFRIVAMKRTKLTLEQVEGFYHVHKERPFFKDLTTYMATGGPVVLLALEKGNAIASWRELMGATNPKDAAAGTIRKDFAVDIEKNSVHGSDSPENAAFELSYFFSLTEIQP, encoded by the coding sequence ATGGAAAGAACGTTCGCTATCATCAAACCCGACGCTGTAGAACGCAACCTGATTGGAAAAATTCTTGAGCGGATCGAATCCAAAGGATTCCGGATCGTCGCCATGAAACGCACCAAATTGACTCTGGAGCAGGTCGAGGGCTTTTACCACGTGCACAAGGAACGCCCTTTCTTCAAAGACCTCACCACGTACATGGCCACCGGCGGCCCGGTCGTGCTGCTGGCCCTGGAAAAGGGCAATGCCATTGCCAGCTGGCGGGAACTGATGGGCGCCACCAATCCCAAAGATGCCGCCGCGGGCACTATCCGTAAGGATTTTGCCGTGGATATCGAAAAGAACTCGGTGCATGGCTCGGACTCTCCGGAAAACGCGGCGTTTGAATTGTCCTATTTCTTCAGCCTGACGGAAATCCAACCCTGA